From Aedes albopictus strain Foshan chromosome 1, AalbF5, whole genome shotgun sequence, one genomic window encodes:
- the LOC134288849 gene encoding uncharacterized protein K02A2.6-like — MAKEANLASILEQMSRLMEAQSIAQKALLEQLAKPKDNEFLMETLSKTLPEFSYDPQNGVVFDKWYARHQEVFTKGGAALDEVDRVRLLLQKLNSVDHDRYVNFILPRTPKQVSFADTVKTLTEMFGHQTSVFFRRFQCLQTRKRDCDDFVTYASTVNKACEDFSINTITADQFKCLIFVAGLHSEKNKDIRTRLLVKMEGETAADPMTLKKLLLECQQMDNLKHDTAVIENPKAVTFAVCDAVQNNEVRSNRTPNWTSEKKKQTTSKTPRRPCWQCGQMHFVADCSYTTHTCRSCGNVGHKEGYCGCFSKPGESAAPVSRPVPPSGKRKKAKPKKKADQQFHSKSVYAVNTLNTAGVIERRKFIDIIINGFPIELQIDCGSDYTIVSEESLPQLGHPEKRSTDLKVSTASGKPLPLDSEFECQVTLNGTTKRSVCYVTPVKGFNVFGSDLMDLFGLYDVPINAFCKLVSSEAESEAYANALKAKFPAVFQEGLGLCTKTKVHLFLQPGVSPVFKPRRPVPFHSQRLVEKELQRLQNLGVIEPVEFSNWAAPIVAVRKAQRDAGGDPVIRVCADYSTGLNAALEANKFPLPTPDDIFAKLAGSQYFSVLDLSDAYLQMEVDEDSQKLLTVNTHKGLFKYKRLPPGVKSAPGAFQKVIDNMIGDLEGTESLLDDVIVFGKTRAEHDRNLNNTLQRIQEFGFRLKLEKCKFGVTQAGLQKYESMQRK, encoded by the coding sequence ATGGCGAAGGAGGCAAATCTCGCGAGCATCCTCGAGCAGATGAGCCGGTTGATGGAGGCGCAAAGCATCGCACAGAAGGCGCTTCTGGAACAGCTCGCGAAGCCGAAGGACAACGAGTTCCTCATGGAGACACTGTCGAAAACCCTCCCAGAGTTCTCATACGACCCGCAGAACGGAGTGGTTTTTGATAAATGGTACGCACGACACCAGGAAGTGTTCACCAAAGGAGGCGCCGCTTTGGACGAAGTGGATCGAGTGAGATTGCTCCTACAAAAATTGAATTCGGTGGACCACGACCGCTATGTCAACTTCATTCTGCCGAGGACCCCAAAGCAAGTTTCATTTGCGGACACAGTGAAGACACTGACGGAAATGTTTGGGCACCAGACGTCCGTGTTTTTCCGTCGATTCCAGTGTTTACAAACACGCAAGCGAGACTGCGACGACTTTGTCACCTACGCCAGCACGGTGAACAAAGCCTGTGAAGATTTCAGCATTAACACCATCACAGCGGATCAATTTAAGTGCTTGATCTTCGTCGCTGGGCTGCACTCGGAGAAAAACAAGGACATTCGAACGAGGCTACTGGTGAAGATGGAAGGTGAGACGGCAGCGGATCCGATGACTCTCAAGAAGTTGCTGCTGGAGTGTCAGCAAATGGATAATCTCAAACACGACACAGCTGTTATTGAGAATCCAAAAGCTGTCACGTTCGCTGTCTGTGATGCAGTGCAGAACAACGAAGTGCGAAGCAATCGGACTCCCAACTGGACATCGGAGAAGAAGAAGCAGACAACATCCAAGACCCCGCGGCGACCGTGTTGGCAGTGCGGGCAAATGCACTTTGTTGCTGACTGCTCGTATACAACGCACACCTGCCGCAGCTGCGGAAACGTGGGGCATAAGGAAGGATATTGTGGGTGCTTCTCCAAACCGGGAGAATCCGCAGCTCCTGTATCGAGACCGGTACCACCCAGCGGAAAAAGGAAGAAAGCTAAGCCCAAGAAGAAAGCCGATCAACAGTTCCATTCAAAGAGTGTCTATGCAGTAAACACGCTCAACACAGCCGGTGTCATCGAGAGACGAAAGTTCATCGATATTATCATCAACGGTTTCCCGATTGAGCTCCAAATCGATTGCGGGTCGGATTATACGATTGTTTCGGAGGAGTCCCTACCACAGCTAGGACATCCGGAGAAGCGGTCAACGGATCTGAAGGTGTCTACAGCGTCAGGCAAACCGCTACCACTGGATTCGGAGTTCGAGTGTCAAGTCACATTAAATGGAACGACCAAGCGATCGGTGTGCTACGTGACGCCAGTGAAAGGATTCAACGTGTTCGGCAGTGACCTGATGGATCTTTTTGGACTATACGACGTTCCAATCAACGCGTTCTGCAAGCTGGTCTCAAGCGAAGCTGAATCGGAGGCGTATGCGAATGCTTTGAAGGCTAAATTTCCAGCGGTGTTCCAGGAAGGGCTCGGTCTGTGCACCAAGACGAAGGTTCATCTGTTTCTGCAACCTGGTGTTTCGCCGGTTTTCAAGCCCAGAAGGCCGGTGCCGTTTCACTCCCAACGGCTGGTTGAGAAGGAGCTACAGCGACTACAGAACCTTGGCGTTATCGAACCGGTAGAATTTTCGAATTGGGCTGCACCCATTGTTGCAGTTCGAAAGGCACAGCGAGATGCCGGAGGCGATCCAGTTATCCGCGTTTGCGCGGATTATTCTACCGGGCTTAATGCAGCACTTGAGGCAAACAAATTTCCGTTACCGACACCCGACGATATTTTTGCGAAACTGGCCGGCAGCCAGTACTTCAGTGTGCTGGATTTATCAGATGCCTATCTTCAGATGGAGGTCGACGAGGATTCACAAAAGCTGCTGACGGTGAATACCCACAAAGGACTCTTCAAGTATAAGCGGCTCCCTCCGGGAGTGAAGTCGGCTCCTGGAGCCTTTCAGAAGGTGATCGACAACATGATCGGTGACCTGGAAGGAACGGAATCTCTGCTCGACGACGTTATCGTTTTCGGAAAAACTCGAGCCGAGCACGATCGGAATCTCAACAACACTCTTCAACGGATTCAGGAGTTCGGATTTCGACTGAAGCTCGAGAAGTGCAAGTTTGGCGTGACTCAGGCAGGGTTGCAAAAATATGAAAGCATGCaacgaaagtga
- the LOC134288850 gene encoding uncharacterized protein K02A2.6-like: MPPPKNVTELRSFLGAINYYSKFMKEMHLLRKPLDELLQKDKKWVWTDECQRSFVRFKDLLQSDLMLTHYNPKLQIVVAADASNTGIGATIRHRFPDGTEKVIQHAARSLTPTERAYGQIDKEALALVYAVTKFHRMLLGRPFILETDHQPLLRIFGSHKGIPTHTSNRLQRFALTMLCYDFKIEYVCTTKFGYADVLSRLISSAAKPEEDYIIASVKLEEDLLAVLEQSVNNTPVTARMIATGTKQNRVLNQVLQNIECGWPSEINDPEIKAFYNRKESLTVVQGCILFGDRVVVPQLYQNRILERLHHGHPGIVRMKSLARSFVFWPGIDGQIEAFVKQCKDCASVAKSPAHASPEAWPTPSGPWQRLHIDFAGPIDGLWFLIIVDAFSRWPEIYPTKTTTAKATIQFLRSTFARLGLPLTIVSDNAPQFTCDEFESFCKTNGIVHLLTAPYHPQSNGQAERFVDSMKRALKKINKGEPLQETLDVFLATYRSTPCGSTGQKSPSEMMFGRQMRTTLDLLRPVSKSTHMFESGKLSNIKQPRQFNVGDLVYAKVHKGNDWYWEAGKVIERIGTVNYNVWLSGQRCGLIRSHVNQLRLRHVAMNRNENEVYSTNAPLSLSVLLDEFNIGPRPTVNEPRALAQPEQVELQDQQQLVPGPDQESPQRAAVGSRIPVAKTSRGRPVRLPPRFEHYVMS; encoded by the coding sequence ATGCCTCCACCCAAGAACGTGACGGAGCTACGATCATTCTTGGGCGCAATAAATTATTACTCGAAGTTCATGAAGGAAATGCACCTTTTGCGCAAACCTTTGGACGAGTTGCTACAAAAAGACAAGAAATGGGTCTGGACCGACGAATGCCAGCGTTCGTTCGTGAGGTTTAAAGATCTGTTACAATCGGACTTGATGCTTACACACTATAATCCTAAACTGCAGATTGTAGTGGCGGCAGATGCTTCGAACACAGGCATCGGAGCGACTATTCGACATCGGTTCCCTGATGGTACCGAGAAGGTGATTCAACATGCTGCAAGGTCATTGACACCGACGGAGCGCGCTTACGGGCAGATAGACAAGGAAGCTTTGGCGCTAGTCTACGCCGTGACCAAGTTTCATCGGATGCTCCTTGGGCGGCCATTTATTCTCGAAACAGATCACCAACCTCTTCTTCGCATATTTGGCTCGCACAAGGGAATACCAACACACACCTCGAACAGATTGCAGCGGTTCGCCTTGACTATGTTATGCTACGATTTCAAGATCGAATACGTTTGTACGACCAAGTTCGGGTATGCAGACGTTCTCTCCAGACTCATCAGTTCGGCAGCGAAACCGGAGGAGGACTATATCATTGCTTCGGTGAAGTTGGAGGAAGACCTTCTAGCTGTTCTAGAGCAATCAGTCAACAACACTCCAGTCACAGCCAGGATGATTGCGACGGGTACGAAGCAGAACAGGGTACTCAACCAAGTGCTTCAGAACATCGAGTGTGGCTGGCCATCAGAAATAAACGATCCGGAGATCAAAGCGTTCTACAACCGGAAAGAAAGCTTGACGGTAGTCCAGGGCTGTATTCTCTTCGGGGATCGCGTAGTAGTTCCTCAGCTCTATCAAAACCGGATTTTAGAGCGATTGCACCACGGACACCCGGGCATAGTACGAATGAAGTCATTAGCCAGAAGTTTTGTCTTCTGGCCTGGAATTGATGGGCAGATTGAAGCGTTCGTAAAGCAATGCAAGGATTGCGCATCGGTGGCTAAGTCTCCAGCTCACGCCTCACCGGAAGCATGGCCGACTCCATCTGGGCCATGGCAGCGACTGCACATTGACTTCGCGGGACCGATTGATGGTCTTTGGTTCTTGATCATTGTTGATGCGTTCTCTCGTTGGCCGGAGATCTATCCGACGAAGACAACGACTGCGAAGGCTACAATACAGTTTCTTCGAAGCACTTTCGCACGTTTGGGGCTTCCGTTGACGATTGTTTCAGACAACGCTCCCCAATTTACTTGCGACGAATTCGAATCCTTCTGCAAGACAAACGGAATCGTTCATCTTCTAACCGCCCCCTACCACCCGCAATCTAACGGGCAGGCGGAGCGATTTGTAGACTCGATGAAGCGGGCactcaagaaaatcaacaagggAGAACCTCTCCAGGAGACGTTGGATGTATTTCTAGCCACGTATCGTTCGACGCCGTGCGGATCCACCGGACAAAAATCACCCAGCGAAATGATGTTCGGTAGACAGATGCGAACGACACTCGACCTACTGCGACCAGTGAGCAAATCGACACACATGTTTGAATCTGGGAAGCTGAGCAACATTAAGCAACCGAGACAGTTCAACGTTGGCGACTTGGTGTACGCGAAGGTGCACAAAGGAAACGATTGGTATTGGGAAGCAGGAAAAGTTATCGAAAGGATTGGAACTGTAAACTACAATGTTTGGCTGAGTGGGCAACGATGCGGCTTAATCAGATCTCACGTCAACCAACTTCGTCTTCGACACGTGGCGATGAACCGAAACGAAAATGAGGTTTATTCGACGAATGCACCATTATCATTGTCAGTGTTGTTGGACGAATTCAACATCGGTCCGCGACCAACGGTAAATGAACCGAGAGCTCTTGCTCAACCTGAACAAGTTGAGCTGCAGGATCAGCAACAACTAGTTCCCGGCCCGGATCAAGAGTCACCACAACGCGCTGCTGTCGGAAGCCGCATACCCGTGGCTAAAACTTCTCGTGGACGACCAGTTCGACTTCCTCCTAGGTTTGAGCATTACGTTATGTCCTGA